A DNA window from uncultured Methanoregula sp. contains the following coding sequences:
- the hypF gene encoding carbamoyltransferase HypF, translating into MERKGKITVRGIVQGVGFRPFVYATACALGIAGTVKNLGSEVEIVARGGNFNAFLQAVSRGPPLARIDSVTVADTAAEIPDGFFILESATGSFSGMIPPDIAICDDCISDIFRQGGRYENYWATSCVNCGPRYSIINTIPYDRERTAMAEFPMCPACRKEYQDPGCRRHHAQTIACTTCGPGLRLLDRSGNPCGSPDPVRDAARLLDDGKILAIRGIGGFHLVCIEESADLLKRRLGRTEQPLAVMVRPEYIDTLAKVSSADRNLLNGPIHPILVLEKRDPSAHAGISNLHTIGCMLPYTGLHHLLFSHLEHPLLIMTSANMPGYPMITEIDVALSKLNRDADFFLTHNRAITNRVDDSVMRDGCIIRLSRGIAPKRTAIDLGNRCILAVGPELNANATIYKNGFAVTSPHVGNVRNPPTLEYLQETVRNIGRLLGAEYEVVAHDLHPQFLSTRFARELAADRELELIPVQHHRAHIAAATTEPCVGIAIDGVGYGDDGSVWGCEIFSGQVPDLKRVAHLEPMAMPGGDLATRFPERMLYGILPEEEILTLLATRGWPEIELGVLKKQVASGFNVTRTTSTGRVLDAAAALLGICREKTYDGEPAMKLESAAARGTPEEWEIPITVAGDGCEVLSSRTLMKTALSRIPEGPDPDPRKISSIAASFQYNLARGIAGMAIRAAERDGHRTIALSGGVAYNRAIRETIRREVETRGISCRINTDYPLGDGCVSFGQCVYAGKVLEQRS; encoded by the coding sequence ATGGAGAGAAAGGGCAAAATAACCGTTCGGGGCATTGTCCAGGGAGTCGGGTTCCGCCCTTTCGTCTATGCAACCGCATGCGCTCTTGGTATCGCCGGTACTGTCAAGAACCTCGGGAGCGAAGTGGAAATTGTTGCCCGGGGCGGGAATTTCAATGCATTTTTGCAGGCCGTCTCCCGGGGGCCGCCGCTTGCCCGGATCGATTCTGTTACGGTAGCTGACACTGCCGCAGAAATTCCGGATGGATTTTTTATTCTTGAGAGCGCGACCGGATCGTTCTCGGGTATGATCCCGCCCGACATCGCCATCTGCGATGACTGTATCTCCGATATCTTCCGACAGGGCGGCCGGTACGAGAATTACTGGGCAACCTCCTGCGTCAATTGCGGCCCCCGGTACAGCATCATCAATACAATCCCCTATGATCGCGAGCGGACCGCAATGGCGGAATTCCCGATGTGCCCCGCCTGCAGGAAGGAATACCAGGACCCCGGCTGCCGGCGCCACCATGCCCAGACTATAGCCTGCACCACCTGCGGGCCCGGGCTCCGGCTCCTGGACCGGTCCGGCAACCCGTGTGGCAGCCCCGATCCGGTCAGGGACGCGGCACGGCTTCTCGATGACGGGAAGATCCTCGCAATCCGGGGCATCGGAGGGTTCCATCTCGTCTGCATTGAAGAGTCGGCAGATCTCCTCAAGCGGCGCCTGGGCCGGACCGAGCAGCCGCTTGCAGTCATGGTGCGCCCGGAGTATATCGACACCCTGGCAAAGGTGAGCAGTGCAGATCGTAATCTCCTGAACGGGCCCATCCACCCCATCCTTGTCCTGGAGAAACGCGACCCTTCCGCCCACGCAGGGATCAGCAACCTCCATACCATCGGTTGCATGCTCCCGTACACCGGCCTCCACCATCTCCTCTTCTCGCACCTGGAACACCCGCTCCTGATCATGACGAGCGCCAACATGCCCGGCTACCCGATGATAACAGAGATCGATGTGGCGCTCTCAAAACTGAACAGGGACGCGGACTTCTTCTTAACCCATAACCGGGCGATCACCAACCGGGTCGATGATTCGGTGATGCGGGACGGCTGCATCATCCGGCTCTCGCGGGGAATAGCACCCAAAAGAACAGCCATCGATCTCGGGAACCGGTGCATCCTCGCCGTGGGTCCCGAGCTGAACGCCAATGCCACGATCTACAAAAACGGGTTTGCCGTAACCTCGCCCCACGTAGGCAATGTGAGAAACCCCCCAACTCTTGAGTACCTGCAGGAGACCGTCCGGAATATCGGGCGGCTCCTTGGCGCCGAGTACGAGGTTGTAGCCCACGACCTCCACCCCCAGTTCCTGTCCACCCGTTTCGCCCGCGAACTTGCAGCGGACCGGGAACTCGAACTCATCCCCGTGCAGCACCACCGGGCGCACATTGCCGCTGCCACCACGGAGCCGTGCGTGGGCATAGCAATCGACGGCGTGGGATATGGCGACGACGGCAGCGTGTGGGGGTGCGAGATCTTCTCCGGGCAGGTGCCGGACCTGAAACGCGTGGCCCACCTCGAGCCGATGGCAATGCCGGGCGGGGATCTTGCAACCCGGTTCCCGGAGCGGATGCTCTACGGCATCCTGCCGGAAGAGGAGATCCTCACGCTTCTTGCCACCCGGGGCTGGCCGGAGATCGAACTGGGCGTCCTGAAAAAGCAGGTGGCCTCGGGATTCAATGTCACCCGGACAACGAGCACCGGCCGGGTACTGGATGCTGCTGCTGCCCTGCTTGGGATCTGCCGGGAGAAGACGTACGATGGCGAGCCGGCCATGAAACTGGAATCCGCGGCCGCCCGGGGGACACCCGAGGAATGGGAGATCCCCATAACCGTAGCCGGGGACGGGTGTGAAGTCCTCTCCTCCCGCACCCTGATGAAGACCGCTCTTTCCCGGATTCCGGAAGGACCGGATCCGGACCCGCGGAAGATCAGCTCGATTGCCGCCTCGTTCCAGTACAATCTTGCCCGGGGTATAGCCGGCATGGCCATCCGGGCCGCCGAAAGGGACGGGCACCGGACCATTGCACTGAGCGGCGGGGTTGCCTACAACCGTGCAATCCGCGAGACGATCCGGCGGGAGGTTGAGACCCGGGGGATTTCCTGCCGGATCAATACTGATTACCCGCTCGGTGACGGGTGCGTCTCGTTCGGCCAGTGCGTGTATGCAGGAAAAGTGCTGGAGCAGCGTTCATGA
- a CDS encoding transporter substrate-binding domain-containing protein has translation MRKACFFAIALLLVTGLCCQAVAAREVRIALHEIKPSLFTNDEGKPAGLFVDIIEDIAAKEGWNIIWVHGTLSESWSRLASGDVDLVMGVVDTPEREKIYDFNREPVLSSWTQVYARPGSGINTILDLDGKRVVLLRGDVNGIAFRDFARKFNVNVTFIEKNSLEEVFATIAAGDADAIVGFNMIGGESANKYGLSTTPVMFNPASIGFAVPRGKNQDLIVAIDRYLAEEKVNPSSAYSQSIQKWFGMKSSWTVPPYIWWGLAGIAGLAALFVIMSFVLRREVRKKTAELVRKNEELHDTYEKLAVTEEELRENYLELSRSDEALGLARRKLNLLNTLAFQEVQSGIYTLRGFFELARSTECNRETQEFIGKGLESLRSVESALQYTKKYQDLGINKPRWQNVNYVFITAISHLDLVTISRTVDLNNLEIYADPLLEDVFLTLMKNVIADSNGATEVRIHYRQNAGSVTILLEDNGQGIPACEKETIFEWDHKENGRRSLFLAREILSITGISIAETGEPGRMTRFEITVPEGGYQFRKA, from the coding sequence ATGCGGAAGGCATGTTTTTTCGCAATTGCCCTTCTCCTGGTGACGGGACTCTGTTGCCAGGCTGTCGCTGCCCGCGAGGTCAGGATCGCACTTCACGAGATCAAACCATCCCTGTTTACCAACGATGAGGGAAAGCCGGCAGGACTTTTTGTCGACATCATCGAGGATATTGCTGCAAAAGAGGGCTGGAATATCATCTGGGTTCACGGTACGCTTTCAGAGAGCTGGAGCCGCCTTGCCTCCGGCGATGTCGATCTGGTTATGGGGGTGGTTGATACACCGGAACGGGAAAAGATCTATGATTTTAATCGCGAGCCGGTCCTCTCTTCATGGACACAGGTATATGCACGCCCGGGATCCGGCATCAACACGATCCTTGACCTTGATGGGAAACGGGTCGTGCTGCTCCGGGGGGATGTCAACGGGATCGCATTCCGGGATTTTGCCAGGAAATTCAATGTAAATGTCACGTTCATTGAAAAGAATTCCCTTGAGGAGGTCTTTGCCACTATTGCAGCGGGAGATGCAGATGCCATTGTGGGATTCAACATGATAGGCGGGGAGTCTGCCAACAAATACGGCCTCTCCACGACACCCGTGATGTTCAATCCTGCATCGATCGGCTTTGCGGTACCACGCGGAAAGAACCAGGATCTCATCGTTGCAATCGACCGTTACCTTGCAGAAGAGAAGGTCAATCCCTCATCCGCCTACAGCCAGTCTATACAGAAATGGTTCGGCATGAAATCCAGCTGGACCGTCCCGCCCTATATCTGGTGGGGCCTTGCCGGCATTGCAGGCCTTGCAGCCCTCTTCGTTATCATGAGTTTTGTTCTCAGGAGGGAGGTTCGTAAAAAGACCGCCGAACTGGTCCGGAAGAACGAGGAACTCCACGATACATACGAGAAACTGGCAGTAACGGAAGAGGAGCTGCGGGAGAACTACCTGGAACTTTCCCGGAGCGATGAGGCCCTCGGGCTTGCCAGGAGGAAACTGAACCTCTTAAACACGCTCGCCTTCCAGGAGGTTCAGAGCGGGATTTACACCCTCAGGGGGTTCTTCGAGCTTGCCAGGAGCACCGAGTGCAACCGGGAGACCCAGGAGTTCATTGGCAAAGGTCTGGAGAGCCTGCGTTCTGTTGAGAGTGCACTCCAGTATACAAAAAAATACCAGGACCTGGGAATCAACAAACCCCGGTGGCAGAATGTGAATTATGTCTTTATCACGGCTATCTCTCACCTGGATCTCGTTACGATCTCCCGGACGGTTGACCTGAATAACCTGGAGATCTATGCCGATCCCCTGCTTGAGGACGTCTTTCTGACCCTGATGAAGAATGTGATAGCAGACAGCAACGGGGCAACAGAAGTCCGCATCCATTACCGGCAGAATGCCGGGAGCGTTACGATCCTTTTGGAGGACAATGGCCAGGGCATCCCGGCATGCGAGAAGGAGACCATCTTCGAATGGGACCACAAAGAAAATGGACGCAGGAGCCTCTTCCTTGCCCGGGAGATCCTCTCGATCACCGGTATCTCGATTGCCGAAACGGGTGAGCCGGGCCGGATGACCCGGTTTGAGATTACAGTACCGGAAGGAGGGTACCAGTTCAGGAAGGCATAA
- a CDS encoding ArsR family transcriptional regulator produces MPGHIRIVNDPVELVPLLMTFNDPSFKKVYELLNKSWLTEDEIRAQIANDCVPLCLQILKKGNLVEEQWRMPKPGAKPEKEFRATYNKFRANFQCNLSDLSDILYLSLSNDENLREVVENIESELGKGNSSISDLSRKFNVSPIFIKGLAKRITHMDVKGQGLVLLDTGR; encoded by the coding sequence GTGCCGGGCCATATTCGAATTGTTAATGATCCCGTTGAGCTCGTTCCTCTCCTGATGACGTTCAACGACCCTTCCTTTAAAAAGGTCTATGAACTTTTGAACAAATCGTGGCTGACCGAAGATGAGATCAGGGCGCAGATCGCAAATGACTGCGTGCCCCTCTGCCTCCAGATCCTTAAAAAAGGCAATCTTGTGGAAGAGCAGTGGAGGATGCCGAAACCCGGCGCAAAACCGGAGAAGGAGTTCCGGGCAACCTACAACAAGTTCCGGGCCAACTTCCAGTGCAATCTCTCGGATCTCTCCGATATCCTTTACCTCTCGCTCTCCAATGACGAGAATCTCCGCGAGGTTGTTGAAAATATCGAGAGCGAACTTGGCAAGGGGAACAGTTCGATCAGCGACCTTTCACGGAAATTCAATGTCAGCCCGATCTTCATCAAGGGACTGGCAAAGAGGATCACCCATATGGATGTGAAGGGGCAGGGACTGGTGCTGCTTGACACCGGGCGCTAA
- a CDS encoding PAS domain S-box protein, which produces MPNNVGAPAVSKILYVDDEPGLLEIGKLFLEDRGSFTVDTSPSAPDALELLVSRQYDAIVSDFEMPKMNGIAFLKTLRMRGDTTPFIIFTGRGREEVVIEALNSGADFYLQKGGDPISQFAELEHKILRAISNKQADLALKKSEQDYRHLIEHASEAIFIIQDEVFRLVNPQAARLSGYPELELLNQPFLRFVHPDDGAQLISCFRKRSTGSEVPSHYTFRIIRRDATIRWVELSVVAITWNGNPAILNFMTDITDRKLAQDALSASEQNYRHLIEHAGEAIFVTQDEIFRLVNPQLIRFSGYSEQELLGQPFTRFVHPDNADMLLDNYRKRIAGSNIPSQYTFRIIRKDGEVRWVELSVVVITWDERPAILNFLTDITDRKHSEDALRESEERYRQFFRTTLDGLFITTVDGQWIDFNDAIVGMFGCKTRDEVFGTPIRSFYVNPEDRAAIVRRVEQEGYVKEYPLSYRRRDGMIFAALMTVIAQKNPDGSTRMFIGTLRDITDRKRTEDALRESEERYRQFFRTTLDGLFITTMDGQWIDFNDAIMDLIGYAGREEVFSTPIISLYVHPEERAAFIERVERDGYVKEYPVQLTKRDGTVIDTLMTVALQENPDDSGKRLIGTIRDVTEHKRTGQALRESEERYRRIFESFENL; this is translated from the coding sequence ATGCCGAATAATGTCGGAGCGCCCGCCGTCAGCAAAATCCTGTATGTTGATGATGAACCGGGTCTGCTGGAGATCGGCAAGCTCTTTCTTGAAGACCGGGGATCATTCACAGTCGATACTTCCCCTTCAGCACCCGATGCGCTTGAACTGCTCGTTTCCCGGCAGTACGATGCAATCGTTTCGGATTTCGAGATGCCGAAGATGAATGGCATCGCATTCTTAAAAACACTCCGAATGAGGGGTGACACAACGCCGTTCATCATATTCACCGGCAGGGGGCGGGAGGAGGTTGTTATCGAGGCACTCAACAGTGGTGCCGACTTTTATCTTCAGAAAGGGGGAGATCCGATCTCCCAGTTTGCCGAACTGGAGCATAAGATTCTTCGGGCTATCTCGAATAAACAGGCGGATCTTGCCTTAAAGAAGAGCGAGCAGGATTACCGCCACCTTATCGAACATGCCAGCGAAGCGATTTTTATCATCCAGGACGAGGTATTCAGGCTCGTCAACCCCCAGGCGGCCAGACTATCCGGGTACCCGGAACTGGAACTGCTCAACCAGCCGTTTCTCCGGTTCGTGCATCCCGATGACGGTGCACAACTGATAAGCTGCTTCAGGAAGCGCAGTACCGGATCCGAGGTTCCCTCCCACTATACGTTCCGGATCATCCGCAGGGATGCGACAATCCGGTGGGTCGAGCTGAGTGTGGTTGCCATCACCTGGAACGGGAACCCGGCCATCCTGAATTTTATGACCGACATCACCGACCGGAAGCTGGCCCAGGATGCGCTCAGTGCAAGCGAGCAGAACTACCGGCATCTCATCGAGCATGCGGGCGAAGCGATCTTTGTCACCCAGGATGAAATCTTCAGGCTGGTCAATCCGCAGTTAATCCGGTTCTCCGGGTATTCCGAACAGGAACTGCTCGGCCAGCCTTTTACCCGGTTTGTCCACCCGGATAATGCGGATATGCTGCTGGACAATTACCGAAAACGCATTGCCGGATCCAACATCCCCTCCCAGTATACCTTCCGGATCATCAGGAAGGACGGGGAAGTCCGGTGGGTTGAGCTGAGCGTGGTTGTTATCACATGGGATGAGAGACCCGCAATCCTCAACTTCCTGACCGACATCACCGACAGGAAACATTCTGAAGATGCTCTCCGGGAGAGCGAGGAGAGATACCGTCAGTTCTTCAGGACTACTCTCGACGGTCTCTTCATCACGACCGTGGATGGGCAGTGGATCGATTTCAATGATGCCATCGTCGGGATGTTCGGGTGTAAGACCCGGGATGAGGTCTTTGGCACTCCCATCAGATCATTCTATGTCAACCCTGAAGACCGGGCCGCGATAGTAAGACGCGTTGAGCAGGAGGGATATGTCAAGGAATATCCTCTGTCGTACAGGAGACGTGATGGAATGATCTTCGCTGCCCTCATGACCGTTATCGCTCAGAAGAATCCCGACGGCTCAACACGAATGTTCATCGGTACCCTGCGGGATATCACCGACCGCAAGCGTACCGAAGATGCCCTCCGGGAGAGCGAGGAGAGATACCGACAGTTCTTCAGGACTACTCTCGACGGTCTCTTCATCACAACCATGGATGGACAGTGGATCGATTTCAACGATGCTATCATGGATCTGATCGGATATGCCGGCCGGGAGGAAGTTTTCAGCACCCCCATCATCTCGCTCTACGTGCATCCGGAAGAGCGGGCCGCGTTCATCGAACGCGTTGAACGGGATGGGTATGTCAAAGAGTATCCTGTACAGCTGACAAAGCGGGATGGAACCGTCATTGATACCCTGATGACGGTCGCCCTCCAGGAAAATCCCGATGATTCGGGAAAACGATTAATCGGTACCATCCGGGACGTTACTGAACACAAACGTACCGGGCAGGCGCTCAGGGAGAGCGAGGAACGATACCGGCGGATCTTCGAATCGTTCGAAAACCTGTAA
- the rpl12p gene encoding 50S ribosomal protein P1, protein MEYIYAALLLHKAGKKVDENGVKAVLTAAGVAADESRIKALIAALDGVNIEEAIKAAAAAPVAVAAAPAAAAAAAPAKEEAKEEHKKEDEESGMAGLGALFG, encoded by the coding sequence ATGGAGTATATCTATGCAGCACTTCTCCTGCACAAAGCAGGCAAGAAAGTCGATGAGAACGGCGTCAAGGCAGTCCTTACCGCCGCAGGTGTAGCAGCAGACGAGTCAAGAATCAAGGCACTCATTGCAGCGCTCGATGGCGTCAACATTGAGGAAGCCATCAAGGCAGCAGCAGCAGCCCCGGTCGCCGTTGCAGCAGCACCCGCAGCAGCAGCCGCAGCAGCACCCGCCAAGGAAGAGGCAAAGGAAGAGCACAAGAAGGAAGACGAAGAGAGCGGCATGGCAGGGCTCGGTGCCCTGTTCGGCTAA
- a CDS encoding GNAT family protein translates to MVFSLTTERLVLEDMNEKDLAFMQQLARDPRVMRYVLIWLENDEQVAGFVRHAIDAAQQLKDRRDYLLAIRIPGTGAFAGFVMLEIDPEATGTAEVGYILLPEYWKCGYASEILRALLSFGFGELALHRVYGKCDELNLASAHVLEKGGLVYEGTLREHVWLRDHWRSTRYYGMLAGEYLSLRQGLDVSGDPESGVSEE, encoded by the coding sequence ATGGTTTTTTCCCTTACAACGGAACGGCTGGTCCTGGAGGACATGAACGAAAAGGATCTTGCCTTCATGCAGCAGCTTGCCCGGGATCCCCGGGTGATGCGGTACGTGCTCATCTGGCTTGAGAACGATGAGCAGGTGGCCGGGTTCGTCCGGCATGCGATCGATGCCGCACAGCAGCTGAAAGACCGGAGGGATTACCTGCTTGCGATACGGATCCCGGGAACAGGAGCGTTTGCCGGTTTTGTGATGCTCGAGATCGATCCTGAGGCAACGGGCACTGCGGAGGTCGGGTACATTCTGTTGCCGGAGTACTGGAAATGCGGGTACGCGTCCGAGATTCTCCGGGCTCTACTCTCCTTCGGATTTGGCGAACTCGCCCTGCACCGGGTGTATGGGAAATGCGATGAGCTGAACCTCGCCTCTGCCCATGTCCTGGAGAAAGGCGGCCTCGTGTATGAAGGTACGCTCCGCGAGCATGTCTGGCTCCGGGATCACTGGCGGTCGACCCGGTATTACGGGATGCTGGCCGGAGAGTATCTCTCCCTTCGCCAGGGCCTGGACGTCTCCGGCGATCCGGAGTCCGGGGTATCAGAAGAGTGA
- a CDS encoding MarR family transcriptional regulator, with translation MTPGAKDPLYSILRSKREVSRLQILVEIAEHQPAVRQQEIAEKLGVTPQAISEYIRELVEEGMVSASGRGNYEVTKSGIEWVLENAESLESYARHIRRDIIQQVAVWTAVAAEDLKKGDEAGVFMKDGFLYAGKKGMSATGVVIADAKKGEDVGVSRLNGIIEHKEGKVHVCKVPRVLYGGSRRIKREEMLAICSGAGMVAAVGLEAYIALNAAGRKPDMFFGAREGVIEAAFHGIDCAIVIVDEEFTDFLKRLESVELPYIIHDLIAP, from the coding sequence TTGACACCGGGCGCTAAGGATCCCCTTTATTCTATTCTGCGCAGCAAGCGCGAGGTCTCGCGCCTGCAGATACTGGTGGAGATAGCCGAGCACCAGCCGGCTGTCCGGCAGCAGGAGATTGCCGAGAAACTCGGCGTTACCCCGCAGGCCATCTCGGAATATATCCGCGAGCTTGTTGAGGAAGGCATGGTCTCGGCGAGCGGCCGGGGCAACTACGAAGTAACGAAGTCCGGTATCGAATGGGTTCTCGAGAACGCGGAGTCGCTCGAATCCTATGCCCGGCACATCCGGCGCGATATCATCCAGCAGGTCGCGGTCTGGACGGCGGTCGCGGCCGAGGACTTAAAAAAAGGAGACGAGGCCGGCGTCTTCATGAAAGACGGGTTCCTCTATGCCGGCAAAAAAGGCATGTCTGCCACGGGCGTTGTGATCGCCGATGCAAAGAAAGGCGAGGACGTCGGGGTCTCCCGGCTCAACGGGATCATCGAGCACAAGGAAGGAAAAGTCCATGTCTGCAAGGTTCCCCGGGTGCTCTACGGAGGTTCCCGGCGGATCAAACGAGAGGAGATGCTTGCGATCTGTTCCGGGGCGGGCATGGTTGCGGCAGTCGGGCTTGAGGCCTACATTGCCCTGAATGCGGCGGGCCGCAAACCCGACATGTTCTTTGGTGCCCGGGAGGGCGTGATCGAGGCAGCGTTCCACGGGATCGACTGCGCCATCGTGATCGTTGACGAAGAGTTCACGGATTTCTTAAAGAGGCTCGAGAGCGTGGAGCTCCCCTACATCATCCACGACCTGATCGCGCCATGA
- a CDS encoding ROK family protein: protein MTADDDKPVTTVSIITRRLREGKTYEDFRKAWFHTTGFGIAGKDGKTGSNRMYSMINLFDPREVIVIGFATATPGQMEEALKIEVKFRGENPMDAVIEPEIGRKFAALVSEDDFSAAGQIPYKPPSVGGRETDMADFAQALQVVAKIFANASEKRDAVNEARKNVK from the coding sequence ATGACGGCTGATGATGACAAACCCGTGACAACGGTCTCCATCATAACCAGGAGGCTCCGGGAGGGAAAGACGTATGAGGATTTCCGTAAGGCCTGGTTCCACACCACCGGCTTCGGGATTGCCGGAAAGGACGGGAAAACCGGCAGCAACAGGATGTACTCCATGATCAACCTGTTCGATCCGCGGGAGGTAATCGTGATAGGCTTTGCAACCGCCACGCCCGGGCAGATGGAGGAAGCCCTGAAGATCGAAGTAAAATTCCGGGGCGAGAATCCCATGGACGCGGTCATCGAGCCGGAGATCGGCAGGAAATTTGCGGCCCTCGTATCGGAGGACGACTTCTCCGCTGCCGGGCAGATTCCGTACAAACCACCTTCGGTTGGTGGGCGCGAGACCGATATGGCGGATTTTGCACAGGCACTGCAGGTGGTTGCAAAGATTTTTGCCAATGCTTCAGAGAAACGCGATGCGGTCAACGAGGCCCGGAAAAACGTAAAATAA
- a CDS encoding 50S ribosomal protein L1, translating into MVDRAKILEAVKTAIEKAPERKFSESIDITINLKNIDMAQPKNRIDETIMLPHGTGEKIGICVIGKGDIVTQAKDAKVELIIGPEEVERLGGSPREARKVAGKYRYFLAETAVMPGVGRYLGPRLGPRGRMPMPIAGGQDIRPIVERLRNSVKIRTKDKTVFSSKVGSTAMTPEQVAENIETIVKRIESVLEQGPLNVRSIFIKTTMGPAVRLE; encoded by the coding sequence ATGGTTGATAGGGCCAAAATTTTAGAAGCCGTCAAAACGGCGATTGAGAAGGCGCCAGAGCGTAAGTTCTCTGAGAGCATCGATATTACCATCAATCTCAAGAATATCGATATGGCGCAGCCGAAAAATCGTATCGACGAGACGATAATGCTTCCCCACGGAACCGGCGAGAAGATCGGGATCTGTGTCATCGGGAAAGGCGATATCGTCACGCAGGCAAAGGATGCCAAAGTCGAACTGATCATCGGCCCTGAAGAAGTTGAACGGCTCGGCGGCTCACCCCGCGAAGCACGGAAAGTGGCAGGCAAATACCGCTACTTCCTTGCAGAAACGGCGGTCATGCCGGGTGTCGGCCGGTACTTAGGTCCACGTCTTGGACCAAGGGGCCGGATGCCGATGCCGATTGCAGGCGGGCAGGATATCCGCCCGATAGTCGAGCGTCTGCGCAACTCGGTGAAGATCCGTACAAAAGACAAGACGGTCTTCTCCAGCAAGGTCGGATCAACGGCTATGACGCCGGAGCAGGTTGCTGAGAACATCGAGACGATTGTCAAGAGGATCGAGTCTGTCCTTGAACAGGGTCCCTTAAACGTCCGTTCCATCTTTATCAAGACCACCATGGGTCCCGCAGTGAGGCTGGAATAA
- a CDS encoding 50S ribosomal protein L10, with product MALYTHHLPSWKKDEVADIKKNAKEYKLIGLVDMYGIPAQQVQQIRRNLRGKAVIKVTRNTLIKHAFEEIGGDTRNLSKFISGHSAIIFTNDNPFKLYKQLEKTKTKMAAKAGEKAPEDIVIEKGPTSFKPGPIVGELQQAGIPAAIEGGKVKIRETKTVVKKGGVISAKLAAVLSKLDIKPMDVGLALQAAFHDGSIYEPSVLAVDETVILGQIALASRQALALSVEAAIPTKDSMDAILIKAVRDARGLAIEASIYEKDVVDAIIGKAYREGQVLKTLVK from the coding sequence ATGGCGTTATATACCCACCACCTTCCCTCGTGGAAGAAGGACGAGGTCGCTGACATCAAGAAGAACGCAAAAGAGTACAAGCTCATCGGGCTTGTCGACATGTACGGTATCCCCGCCCAGCAGGTGCAGCAGATCCGCCGGAACCTCCGCGGAAAGGCTGTCATCAAAGTGACGAGGAACACCTTAATCAAGCACGCGTTCGAGGAGATCGGCGGGGACACCAGGAACCTGTCGAAGTTTATCTCCGGTCACTCGGCGATCATCTTCACCAACGACAACCCGTTCAAGCTCTACAAGCAGCTCGAGAAGACCAAGACCAAGATGGCGGCAAAGGCCGGCGAGAAAGCGCCGGAGGACATCGTCATCGAGAAGGGTCCCACCAGCTTCAAGCCGGGCCCGATTGTCGGCGAGCTCCAGCAGGCCGGCATCCCCGCAGCCATTGAAGGCGGCAAGGTCAAGATCAGAGAGACCAAGACGGTTGTCAAGAAAGGCGGCGTCATCTCGGCAAAACTCGCAGCAGTTCTTTCCAAGCTCGATATCAAGCCCATGGACGTTGGTCTTGCCCTGCAGGCAGCGTTCCACGATGGCAGCATCTACGAGCCCTCGGTGCTTGCGGTTGACGAGACGGTCATCCTCGGACAGATCGCGCTTGCCAGCAGGCAGGCCCTCGCCCTCTCGGTCGAGGCAGCGATCCCGACGAAGGACTCGATGGATGCAATCCTGATCAAGGCAGTCAGGGATGCCCGCGGTCTTGCGATCGAGGCAAGCATCTACGAGAAAGACGTTGTCGATGCGATTATCGGTAAAGCGTACAGAGAAGGCCAGGTCCTCAAGACCCTGGTAAAATAA
- a CDS encoding 50S ribosomal protein L11, with product MAEVVEVLVPGGKATAGPPLGPSLGPLGINVKGVVDEINKKTASFNGMQVPVKIEVDAKKNFTVTVGIPPTTALIKKEAGIEKGSKEPNAIVAGNLPFEAAVRIANMKLEGMLSYELKTAVREVIGTCVSMGVNVDGKKPKEVLALIAEGKYDSQLVK from the coding sequence ATGGCAGAAGTGGTCGAGGTTTTAGTACCCGGCGGAAAGGCTACAGCAGGTCCACCATTAGGACCCTCGCTCGGACCACTCGGTATCAACGTGAAGGGAGTTGTTGACGAGATCAACAAGAAGACCGCCTCATTCAACGGAATGCAGGTCCCGGTCAAGATCGAAGTCGACGCAAAGAAGAACTTCACGGTCACGGTGGGTATCCCGCCGACGACGGCACTCATCAAGAAAGAGGCCGGTATCGAGAAAGGTTCAAAAGAGCCCAACGCCATTGTGGCAGGAAATCTGCCATTCGAGGCCGCTGTCAGAATTGCCAACATGAAACTCGAAGGCATGCTTTCCTACGAGCTGAAGACCGCAGTACGCGAAGTCATCGGCACGTGTGTCAGCATGGGAGTGAATGTTGACGGCAAGAAACCCAAAGAGGTTCTTGCCCTCATCGCTGAAGGCAAGTACGACAGCCAACTCGTGAAATAA